A region of Scylla paramamosain isolate STU-SP2022 chromosome 25, ASM3559412v1, whole genome shotgun sequence DNA encodes the following proteins:
- the LOC135112984 gene encoding tigger transposable element-derived protein 1-like → MGPKKDSDKGKAKRKTVRTTIELKKEIIAKYESGVRVSDLASQYEMAKSTISTILKHKEVLKKADVAMGVTAISKQRPQIMEEMEKLLLIFTKEKMLSGDSISEALICEKALQIYEDLLKTTGGESASSFTFKASKGWFEKFRHRTGIHRVTRHGKAASSDKAAAEKYVTEFSETIKAEEYVPEQVFNCDETGLFWKKLPANTYITKEETKMPDSPPRKRERREKTPEGALPSVIMEGDSPSKE, encoded by the coding sequence ATGGGTCCAAAGAAAGACAGTGATAAGGGGAaggcaaagaggaaaacagtgagGACCACTATTGaactgaagaaggaaattatagcaaaaTATGAAAGTGGTGTACGAGTGTCCGACCTCGCGTCGCAGTACGAAATGGCAAAGTCAACCATTTCCACTATCTTGAAGCATAAGGAAGTGTTAAAGAAAGCTGATGTTGCAATGGGAGTGACAGCAATTAGTAAGCAAAGGCCTCAGAtaatggaagaaatggagaagttGCTTCTTATCTTCACCAAGGAAAAGATGTTGTCAGGGGACAGCATTAGTGAAGCTCTCATCTGCGAAAAAGCTCTTCAAATTTACGAAGATCTATTGAAAACTACTGGAGGTGAAAGTGCTAGTTCATTTACTTTCAAGGCAAGCAAGGGATGGTTTGAAAAATTTAGACATAGAACGGGAATTCATAGAGTTACCAGGCATGGGAAGGCAGCCAGTTCGGACAAAGCAGCGGCTGAGAAATATGTTACAGAATTCAGCGAGACCATCAAGGCTGAAGAGTATGTTCCTGAACAAGTGTTTAACTGTGACGAGACCGGCCTGTTTTGGAAGAAATTGCCGGCCAATACGTACATCACAAAGGAGGAGACAAAAATGCCAGATTCACCtccacggaagagagagagaagggagaaaacccCTGAAGGCGCGTTACCTAGCGTCATCATGGAAGGGGATTCCCCTTCCAAGGAGtaa